GACCTCTCAGGGGTTTTATTTCGCTTCATGCGCGAAAAAAGTTGCTTACAAAGATAAGTACTGTCAAACATTGCACATATTTGAGAAGGAAATTGAATCATCATCGGAAATTGATGTGGTggtaaaaatgaataaaacttggGTACACCAACATGAGTAAATTGTTGTTTGAGAACAGAATCACACTGAAGTTCAATTAATTCTATTTGCAGATCTTCTTCCACTTTTTCAATATCAAAGTTAAATGGTGAGGTGAACAAAGCAAACTTTGGTtcacattttttgaaatcttgaaACCTTACTtcaaaatcttgttttatattgtttatattttttttgagtagCTGCTGAACATAAAATTTGGGTCTTGCAGCTTCATAAACTTGCACgtctcaaaatataacaaattttcaatttgGCGTTCCCAGAGTAAAAGCTTGGTTTGAAAAGCTCTGACTTTTCAAACCAAGCTTGGTATTTTTTATATCTGAAATATCTTACCCTTTTGTTtccaaaaattgaaatatttcagTTTTCAGATGATTGAATGCTTTGAGTACTTTGTGACATGATAACCACCGAACTTCAGTGTAATATGGTAAATCCTCATATTAAGTGtcatttttattcaacaatGAAGCAAACTGACAATGATTTAGTCCTCTTGCTCTTATAAAGTTGACAACAAATGCTATTCTTTTAATCACATAATCCAGATCAATTGTTTTTCCGCACAATACTTCTTGGTAAATGATACAATGAAAAATGATACTTATGTTGTTAaaatctttacttaaaaatagtgAATTGCTCaggtttacataaataaaagtttaaaagatttatattaaatctttattcacgtaaagctgaacaattactcCAAAGacgctgagtaaaagcaattgcttttttatattcacCCGCCATTTTCTCATATcgattgttaaaattaaaatatatcgtcataattttttaataaatttttatggttttaatttcAGAGTttcaatttgaataaaaagttagaaaattaatttagaattCATGTCCTTTTTTAATAAAGGAGTTCAGAAAActatttgtgatttttttattgttatttttaataaaacatttttgaaatgcaTGTTTGCGGGCCGCCATATgtaacaaaatgataaaaatgttgGGGGCCGCCATAAAAGGTCTTGCGGGCCACATGTGCCCCGCGGGCCGCCACTTTGACATGCCTAATCTAAACTATTAACAGATATGTAACTATTTAAAAGTGGTAAACAAGGTGATAACcagttttttgatgattttttaatcatCATTAAAACAACAAGTATAGAGccagaaaaaaactatttttaaagttaactaGAAAGTTCAGCATAAAAgtaaaccaaaatatatttttaaataaattacaactGTAGATAAACTGTGGTcagagttaaaaaaatgtttgaacaGAAAAATAATCTTCCTTAAGAACAAGGCAGTCACCAGTCATTTTAGGTAATTAGAAACCAAATATTAATGTAGCAACAGTTGTTTCTTgtactttttctaatatatcACAATACTTCTTGGTAAATGATACAATGAAAAATGATACTTATGTTGTTAaaatctttacttaaaaatagtgAATTGCTCaggtttacataaataaaagtttaaaagatttatattaaatctttattcacgtaaagctgaacaattactcCAAAGacgctgagtaaaagcaattgcttttttatattcacCCGCCATTTTCTCATATcgattgttaaaattaaaatatatcgtcataattttttaataaatttttatggttttaatttcAGAGTttcaatttgaataaaaagttagaaaattaatttagaattCATGTCCTTTTTTAATAAAGGAGTTCAGAAAActatttgtgatttttttattgttatttttaataaaacatttttgaaatgcaTGTTTGCGGGCCGCCATATgtaacaaaatgataaaaatgttgGGGGCCGCCATAAAAGGTCTTGCGGGCCACATGTGCCCCGCGGGCCGCCACTTTGACATGCCTAATCTAAACTATTAACAGATATGTAACTATTTAAAAGTGGTAAACAAGGTGATAACcagttttttgatgattttttaatcatCATTAAAACAACAAGTATAGAGccagaaaaaaactatttttaaagttaactaGAAAGTTCAGCATAAAAgtaaaccaaaatatatttttaaataaattacaactGTAGATAAACTGTGGTcagagttaaaaaaatgtttgaacaGAAAAATAATCTTCCTTAAGAACAAGGCAGTCACCAGTCATTTTAGGTAATTAGAAACCAAATATTAATGTAGCAACAGTTGTTTCTTGtactttttctaatattttttcatttgaactTGATTACAAAGCCAGCAGCAATAAAGAGCCAATGTATTCTCAAAATTGATACTTAATGTAATGCATCAAGAAAAGACaaacataataacttttttaatacctatATATTTCAATACATTTAAGACAAACAAATTCAtataattattcattttatttaaaagctatttgcttttattatgcttactacatttttaatgttttaaatgttcaattaatttttattgctttacatttataaaaaaaaaaaattataacaataaataataaattataataacaaaaaataatgtttttatgctTGAAGATTTTAACGCGATGTGTCCTacattgtaaatattaaataattaggGAAAGTTTGTGTACCTAGAGCCTCCTTGTATGTAGGGCCACCCCACTTATTTGAAAACCATAAAGTTCTGAGTAATGTTTCTCAGtcaattagttataaaaatatttattttttaatttgattctCAAAGAGCGATGCTATGGCAAGTTATAACCAGAAAACGGTTTTTGATGGTCTAAAGTATGTTTTTGCCGCTGgtattttagattattttacaatattagaGGAAATGCTTTTCTATAAgttcttatatattatattatttgttactaaGTACTAAATGCAATGCTCAATAAGTTTCCTCTCATAACTTTCCTCGGGGTTTGTTAATAGATGACATTTTTCATGAGGCTATCATATCTTGTACCTAAGAGTTGTACCTTAAGAACTTGCTTGATAACAAGGtaagttgttaaattttgattGGTGCAGAATTCATTTTCTTCTCACTGTTGTTTTGGGAGTATTATTTTATGCATAgccttatttttcaattttgctcagaaatatttgtcaattttgttatttacttaaGTTTTGCAATTAAGTAACATTAcataaatttgttgaaaaccatctaataaatttatttattagattaaagGCATACAAACTTCAcctacattatttttattacgttATTTTCATAATGCACtcatcataaataaatttaaaaaaaaaaactaattaaagaataaataaatatagatgaGTGTAtacataattttgtaaataacagGTACacataaaatcttataaatatagataagtGTATACATAAAGTTTGGGAAGATATGAAAGTAgaaatacataaaacataagtaaaaatacaaaaacagacCAAGAgcaacatttttagtttttatactaAATCAAAAATAGATAGTAAGcttaataaattgatataacGATCAAGAACTCCAAATATTGTACTTAAGAgccattttctgaaaaaaatcagGCAAAAGTACTGTCGGCTCAAAAGTAATATCCTTTAATCGCGCTCAATTTTATATACAGTAATGCCAAAAGAGTAAAAAAGAagtctgtaaattttttttttttttaaatatttctagtTATGGTCGGTCAAACATTTGCTCTTTTAATACTTGGAAAGTCACTTTTGgggttttatgatttttaaactaAGATTAAAAGCAATGAGACCACTGCACCCTAAGTTTCTTTTCATATTATGGAAGTAGAggtagaactttaaaaaaaaaaatcaaaaaacttgaGGACAACCCTTCTATTGTCTAAAAATCATAAGCTGAAATCacacatttttgaattttgaaccTACTTTAAACACATTTATCTTGGAGCGTAAAAAGTGCCTGCGACTTATCTTATTCTTTTTTGAAAGACTATCTCATTGTTATTTGAATGGTCTAAAGAAACTGAGAggatattgtttacaaaaaaacttatgaGTCATCAAAgtgtcaaaaaatgttttaattagcACTCAAATATCAGCCATTATGGGAAATGGGAAAGGTCCCAAGATTGAATATACAGATTTTATATTACTCcatattacagtttttttaatgcgAAAAAAAAGGGGGTAATATTTCATTGTTAAAATAACTCCACcacaaaaagttaaactttttatagatttaaaaaaaaaacaacccgaATGTAGCAGCGGAATTaatcaatatattatttgatgTCCTTATTTTATTATGTCATTGTTTGCATCATAAATCAGTTTTACATATCCTATATCTTTGATTTTAATGCATTGTTGCTTGGGCTTTTTCAAATTGATCATCTATAAGCTTATAGTCTCCAGACTGTTTTAACGGTAAAGGTGGTAGAATTCCACAAATGATTTCACTGTCTTTGTATTTTATAACATCAGAAAAAATTGGCCacttaaaaaggtttttgaCTGCAGAAGCATACTTCATATAGCTCACCATGTAAACATACTGATCATGGTACTGCATCATTGTCTGAAGTTTCCAAAGatctatttaaaacaattgagaTAAAGTCTTCACTCTTATCTGGGGCAACAGCTTCAGCGAACCTCTTTGCAAGCTGTACCTTGGCTCtttcaaattttctttgtaaattatttttggttCCATTGCTGAGATcagctatttttttattctttatttgaaaCTGAAAAGGGCTGATGTGGAGTGCTTCTGATAGGTTGTTACCAGTAGATGTAGCACCTTCAACCTTTTCTCCagaaagtaaaatttatttaggcTCAAAATCAAAATCAGTTGTGTCCTAAACTAACTCTTCGTTAGTGGCAGTACTTGTTTTAGTTTGAATAAGAATGCGCTCTGACTTAAGGTGATTGTGACAAAATACGGAACCTACAggaacatttttgttttaaggttttgaaacatttgttgatatatttgatgAAACACTTCTTACAGCTGGTAATTTTTTAccaacacttttttttcatatatttatgaCAGCATATATTATAGTTCATATATTGGATGACAGCATCTTCTTGGAGGAACCCAGCCAATACCttgaattttaacaaaaatcaaaatttaaaatatttattttaaaagtttagtaattaaattttgtagttGTTGAAATACGGTTGTAAACAAATTCTTACCCAAGTTAAATCTATGGTAAGGACATATATAGTGGTTATCAGAAAGTGATATGCACCCTTGGTTTTCTATAAGAGACTTTTCTGTCCATTCTGTTTCTTGGTTCGCctttaaaacctaaaaacatAAACCTTAGATATTATGCAATGTAAACTGAGGGAATTAAACAACAATCGTTTTACACTACTATATGATGCTAATggggttttttttttacaactgctAAGAGCAtttcttactttaatttttacaaagtgTGCTTTGACATCCATAGTCAGATCTTGTATCTtgaataacctttttttattgaaacaaggATATGGTCCACACTTAACATCATTAACTTTGCAAACATTTTCAACAACAACCTCTTGCTCtgacaaattttttgcaactaagtgcttttttttaaagtacattTAGCATAAAATGCTCATTCTCTGTTCAGAAGTAAATGCTCAATAAACCATACTGAATAACTGTAAATTAAGAAATAATGCCTAACAATAATTAATTaggtttaataaacattaagttaaaaatatttaatggaaaaaaaattttttcaagtccAAAATcgtataaatgaaaaacaaaacaaaacagatTTAGCATCATTTTGACGTAAAGTTATTTCGACAATGTAATATTAccccttaagtttttttttttgcattaaaaaaattgtaataaggagtaatagaaaatttataaattcaatctTGGGACCTTTCCCATTTCCCATAATGGCTGATATTtaaacgattttaaaattaaaacattttttgacacTTTGATGACTcataagattttttgtaaacaatatccTCTCAGTTTCTTTAGaccaattttaaataacaatgaGATACTCtttcaaaaaagaataaaataagttgCTGGCACTTTTTACGCTTCGagataaatgtatttaaagtagGCCCCAAATTCAAAAATGTGTGATTTCAGCTTATGATTTTTAGACAAAGGAAGGGTTGCCCTcaggtttttgattttttttttaaagttctaccTCTACttccataatataaaaaaggaaCTTAGGGTACAGTGGTCtcattgcttttaattttagtttaaaaatcataaaacccCAAAAGTGACTTTCCAAGTATTAAAAGAGCAAATGTTTGACCGACCATAACTCAGGAcctagaaatattaaaaaaaaaaaaatttacaggcttctttttaatattacaaacaACGCAATATGTAAATTTGAGAATGATTGAAAGATATCACTTTTAAGCATTGCCTGGTTTTCTTAGAAAATGGctcttaaataattaaatatgtatagactatgtgtatttttaaaaaaagcattggtGTTCATGGAGTTTTGAAAAGCTGATGCTTAAGGCCAAAGTTAAAAGATTATGGTGGTATAAGTAAAAGATTAAAGAATATGATAAACACTCTattggtttataaaaaagttatgaatataatttaaagcatttatttcAACAAATGTTGTTCAACTAAATTGCTGAACTAAATTTTTGAGTTCAACAGTTGaacaacattttatattttaaaatgacaaaattttaaaatgatttcataattttatttaaatgtcttatttaaaaacaatttatctaaacaaaaatttaaactttacttttgttgtaaaccaaaaaaagtatgaaaaatcttttgaaaagcATGAGTGAAAACAAatggttttgaaattattgtaaaacttGTCAAAACACATATGTTGAAATACATTATGgttcaacataaaaaaagatgCCAATTTTTTCTATGATGTCATCTTCAATAATGATGATCTTTTATAAAGATGATCATCTTCTAaatagatcttttttttttctattgagaAACCAAAGACACTTTTCTAGGAAACCGCTAATCTGAATGCTTCTGAATAAAATGTCATTAagtcattattttaatgattttaaaatatttcaaacagtttttaaattaatagctaataatttttaatcaagatttaaaattttaaattttagaaagttaCCTGACAATGTGGATGAACATTTGAACAACCCATCATCGTGCCTTTATTCTCAAATATCTAAATTTACATTACTCTCAATATgctgttcaaaatattttacagaCTGTGTTCAAAAGtgcaaaaataaactaatataataacATGTTTATAGCATTGTATAAGTGATTCtgttaagatttttataaaaaaagacctACTTGAATCCATTCATACTTTTGTGAGAGTTCCAGAACTTGTCTGATCCACTCAG
This portion of the Hydra vulgaris chromosome 13, alternate assembly HydraT2T_AEP genome encodes:
- the LOC136089415 gene encoding uncharacterized protein LOC136089415; this translates as MYFKKKHLVAKNLSEQEVVVENVCKVNDVKCGPYPCFNKKRLFKIQDLTMDVKAHFVKIKVLKANQETEWTEKSLIENQGCISLSDNHYICPYHRFNLGIGWVPPRRCCHPIYEL